gaaaataatttatacatttcGACTGTCCAATCTTAATAGCTTACTCAATTTTCAAACGAGACTTATGCATGCGCGCAAACTCGCTTTTGTACAGAGAGCTTGTATTTATGCTGGTTTTATCATTTTGATCGCTTCGGAGGAATAAAAAATCGGTTTGTTATAAAACGTTACTATCGATTTGGCAATTATCAGTCCGCCGCCGTTTTGCTAGTCGAACGTCCCGTCCAATAACATTTGTTCCAATTATATGttgctctctctttctttttctgacTCAAGTATTTTGTATTACgattttttaagaaatatattttctaaagtGAATTGAAGCCGCGTATTACTCGGGTTTCTGGAAAAACGAATGGCAAAACATTTGTCGGTGCCATGTCGTCGCGGTACTGTGATGGAAAATAGTTCTTTCGACGGTTCGATtcgaaatatttacatatatttaatatataggATTAATTTGAATCCGTGGGATTATATGAAGTCATTCTTTTTAAAAGAATTGataaatatatgtttatacaCTATTGcagacaaattgtaaagtattgatttacatgaaatattaattttgttggaaaaatatatgtatacattgaCTATTCTTGAACCTACATTGTAATGAATACAGATATTGATTTTATGTAAGTCAGAGGTAGCCAGTGAAAATGTAGCTTAGTATATCAATCATACATGAAAATCATTATATTAGAAATACTATAGAACattatttatttcgaaaaattatcTATTTCGTATTATAAATgactttatatatttattgataatTGTATCTTAATGTCCTAATTAgtccttttattttttcttaaaataatttctttattttttaatgtaatGAACTTTTAGGAGAGGACGATATAGATGAAACTGGAGGTCAAGTTTCAAATATTAACCAACAAGTGGATGGTTCATCCGATGCAGAAGAATCTCAAAGACTAGTTAGTATATTATATACACATTACACATTGATTAAATTATAAACAttgtttgaaacatttttttttatgcAGGAAGAAGATGATGATTATGAACcagaggaaagaaagaagaagaaaggaaaaaaacgaAAAGCTCGTAGTGAAGAtaagaaagggaagaaaaagaagaaaaagaaaaaatccgATTCTGGAGATGTAATTACTTTTATCTTATTTCCTAAAACATAATTAATTTACTGATAAAAATAACTTAAATGTTCATATTTTCTTTATGCAGGAAAGTGATTTTGGAGGAGGCGGTGAAACTGGTGATGTAGCTGGTGATGATAGTGACTATGCTGGAAATAGAAAAAGTAGAAAATCTTCTTCCAGGAAATCATCTAGTCACAATGCACCTGCTCCTCCTAGCCAGGAACCCACAACAGGAATGCCTACGATTGAGGAAGTCTGTAACACATTTGGATTAACTGATGTACAAATTGAATACACTGACGCAGATTTCCAGAATTTAACTACCTATAAATTATTTCAACAACATGTCAGACCACTACTAGCAAAAGAGAATCCAaaagtaaattttttgtaaaagcAATGAGCTCAAGCGATTattttttcgatattttatttacttcTGATATTTTATGTTATGCTTATTTTTAGGTTCCAATGTCGAAGCTTATGATGTTAGTGGCTGCCAAATGGCGTGATTTTTCTGAGTTAAATCCTCACACACAGCCAGATGCGGATGTATCTTCTGCAAATGTAGATGAAGATAGTAGAAATGCAAGGGCAAATCGTAGTGGTGCGGTCCAGGAAGGCGAAGATGAAGAAGACGATGACGAAGATAGTGATAGAAAACGGAAATCACGAGGATCGAGAGcgaagaagggaaagaaagctTCTAAAGTACCAACACTGAAGATCAAACTTGGAAAACGCAAACGAGGGAGCTCCGATGAGGAAGCAGAGGGTAGTGGTGTTGGTACTGACAGAGATTCAGACATGGAATTCGAGCAAATGTTGGCAGATGCGGAGGAACCTACTGGTGTGGATGGAACGAACAAAGGAAACACAGAAGAAAGTGGGGTTGAACCACCAGCAGAACCACCTGTTCGCAGGAAGGCAAAGACCAAAATCGGAAATAAGactaagaagaagaaaaagacaaAAACCACGTCAAAGTTTCCAGATGGGGAAGAAGGTCTTCAGGTATAATTAGATTGCTTTTGACTAATACTGGTTATATTTTCTATGTCAATGAaacttttgaattttttatgatatttatatctttttatgcaGACTGATCATCAGGATTATTGTGAAGTATGTCAACAAGGTGGAGAAATTATTCTATGCGACACATGTCCTAGAGCTTATCACTTGGTGTGTCTAGAGCCTGAATTAGAAGAAACTCCGGAAGGAAAATGGAGTTGTCCTCATTGTGAAGGAGAAGGTATTGCAGGTACCTTCCTTGTAACCCCAAACCTTCCATCCTCCCCAACACGCTGATGTGTATTCAACTATCAAAACGAATCGTGGATTATTAATTCTATTTTCAGGTGCAGCTGAAGACGATGATGAGCATATGGAATTTTGTAGAATATGTAAAGATGGTGGTGAATTGCTATGCTGTGATAGCTGTACTAGCGCATACCATACACATTGTTTGAATCCACCACTTTCAGAAATTCCTGATGGCGACTGGAAGTGTCCCAGATGTTCTTGTCCACCTATACGTGGAAAAGGTACTGTATGATTAAGACAAAGAATTATGCATCACATACTCATAACTAATATTTAATCTTTTATGTGATAGTTGCAAAGATCTTAACATGGAGGTGGAAGGAATGTCCAGAAACACCTTCAGAGGAGCCATCAACAAGTAAAGCTGCTCCTAAGCAACGTAGAATACGCGAATTCTTCGTGAAATGGGCAGATATGTCTTATTGGCATTGCGACTGGATCACAGAATTACAGCTTGATGTTTTCCATCCTCTCATGTTTAGGTATGGCACTTATTGAAAGGTAGTATGcttaatcctttttttatgattGTTTTAAATTTTACTGTGATCTTTAGAAATTATTCACGAAAATATGATATGGACGAACCACCGAAGTTGGAGGAACCATTAGACGAAAGCGATTCCCGAGTAAAACGTTTAAAAGAACAGGACGTTGCAACTAATAGGGATGAATACAATTTAGAGGAGCGATTCTATCGTTACGGAGTTCGGCCAGAGTGGCTTGTAGTGCATCGAGTAATTAATCATAGGCTTTCAAGAGATGGTAGAGCGACGTATCTCGTTAAATGGAGGGAATTAGGATACGATCAGGCAACTTGGGAGGATGAGCATGAAGATATTCCTGGGTTAAAGCAAGCTATCGAATATTACTTGGATCTCAGAGCTGCAAACTGTTGTGATGGTAGTTCGTCCCGCAAGGGCAAGAAGGGTGAGAAGAGTCggttaatttattttttctttttacaatcACCATTATGAGCTGTGAAATGGACACATATATTATATTCAGGTAAAGGCAAGAAATCGAAGACTCGTGAACTCATCGATGACGAAGAAAGAACGCCTAAGAGGTATACTCCTCCACCTGACAAACCTACCACAGATCTAAAGAAAAAGTATGAACGACAGCCAGAATATCTGGATCAGACTGGAATGCAGTTACATCCTTATCAGCTGGAAGTATATATCTTATCTTCATTAcagtatttattttttaatgatttttttataatatcgtAATTTTGTAGGGTTTGAATTGGTTAAGATATTCATGGGGCCAAGGTATAGACACTATTTTAGCGGACGAGATGGGTCTAGGAAAAACCATTCAAACTATCACCTTTCTGTATTCATTATACAAAGAAGGTCACTGCAAGGGACCGTTCCTTGTATCTGTTCCTCTATCAACTATCATTAACTGGGAACGTGAATTTGAAACCTGGGCACCTGATTTTTATTGTGTTACTTACGTTGGTACGTACGTATATATGAACTTAATTAATGGAAATGTGTTTATTGATTTTTTCattgctaattaatattttatattaatatatttatatatttcaggTGACAAGGACAGTCGTATAGTGATTCGTGAGAATGAATTGTCTTTCGAAGAGGGTGCTGTTCGTGGTGGCCGAGCATCGAAGATCCGATCGAATCAAATTAAGTTCAATGTACTTCTTACCAGTTATGAGCTGATCTCAATTGATTCTGCGTGCTTAGGATCGATAGATTGGGCTGTATTAGTAGTAGACGAAGCGCATAGACTCAAATCTAACCAGTCGAAATTTTTTAGACTATTAGCGTCCTATAATATCGCGTATAAATTATTGTTAACTGGAACTCCTTTGCAAAATAACTTGGAGGAATTGTTCCATCTTTTGAATTTCCTCTGTCGTGATAAATTCAATGACTTAGCTGCGTTCCAAAATGAATTCGCTGATATTTCGAAAGAAGAACAAGTGAAGAAGTTGCATGAACTACTCGGACCACATATGTTGAGGAGATTAAAGGCTGATGTATTAAAGGTATGTATTATGTACTATGTTGGTATGTAGGTATTATGTAGGATGTATTATATACTTTTTTTCACAAATTCAATATGTAAGTTATACTAATCATTTTTATTCATAGAATATGCCGAGTAAATCAGAATTCATTGTCCGTGTCGAATTATCGCCTATgcaaaagaaatattataaatatatattgacGAGGAACTTCGAGGCGCTGAATCCCAAGGGGGGAGGTCAACAAGTGTCGCTATTGAATATCATGATGGATCTTAAAAAGTGCTGCAACCATCCTTACTTATTTCCAGCCGCATCTCAAGAAGCACCAACCGCACCAAACGGAAGTTACGAAACGTCTGCATTAATCAAAGCAGCAGGAAAATTGGTTCTATTGAGTAAAATGTTAAAGAAATTAAGAGATGATGGACATAGAGTCTTGATCTTTTCTCAAATGACGAAAATGTTGGACATTCTCGAAGATTATTTAGAAGGAGAGGGTTATAAGTATGAAAGAATAGACGGTAACATTACTGGTGCTCAACGACAGGAAGCCATTGACAGATTTAATGCACCTGGTGAGCAGATAGTTTTATTGTATCTTTAATGAATCATCAACGgaaaattaatcaatttttttaCCAGGCGCGCAACAGTTTGTTTTTCTACTTTCTACTCGGGCTGGTGGTT
This genomic stretch from Bombus affinis isolate iyBomAffi1 chromosome 16, iyBomAffi1.2, whole genome shotgun sequence harbors:
- the LOC126925372 gene encoding chromodomain-helicase-DNA-binding protein Mi-2 homolog isoform X2, whose protein sequence is MAKHLSVPCRRGTVMENSSFDGEDDIDETGGQVSNINQQVDGSSDAEESQRLEEDDDYEPEERKKKKGKKRKARSEDKKGKKKKKKKKSDSGDESDFGGGGETGDVAGDDSDYAGNRKSRKSSSRKSSSHNAPAPPSQEPTTGMPTIEEVCNTFGLTDVQIEYTDADFQNLTTYKLFQQHVRPLLAKENPKVPMSKLMMLVAAKWRDFSELNPHTQPDADVSSANVDEDSRNARANRSGAVQEGEDEEDDDEDSDRKRKSRGSRAKKGKKASKVPTLKIKLGKRKRGSSDEEAEGSGVGTDRDSDMEFEQMLADAEEPTGVDGTNKGNTEESGVEPPAEPPVRRKAKTKIGNKTKKKKKTKTTSKFPDGEEGLQTDHQDYCEVCQQGGEIILCDTCPRAYHLVCLEPELEETPEGKWSCPHCEGEGAAEDDDEHMEFCRICKDGGELLCCDSCTSAYHTHCLNPPLSEIPDGDWKCPRCSCPPIRGKVAKILTWRWKECPETPSEEPSTSKAAPKQRRIREFFVKWADMSYWHCDWITELQLDVFHPLMFRNYSRKYDMDEPPKLEEPLDESDSRVKRLKEQDVATNRDEYNLEERFYRYGVRPEWLVVHRVINHRLSRDGRATYLVKWRELGYDQATWEDEHEDIPGLKQAIEYYLDLRAANCCDGSSSRKGKKGKGKKSKTRELIDDEERTPKRYTPPPDKPTTDLKKKYERQPEYLDQTGMQLHPYQLEGLNWLRYSWGQGIDTILADEMGLGKTIQTITFLYSLYKEGHCKGPFLVSVPLSTIINWEREFETWAPDFYCVTYVGDKDSRIVIRENELSFEEGAVRGGRASKIRSNQIKFNVLLTSYELISIDSACLGSIDWAVLVVDEAHRLKSNQSKFFRLLASYNIAYKLLLTGTPLQNNLEELFHLLNFLCRDKFNDLAAFQNEFADISKEEQVKKLHELLGPHMLRRLKADVLKNMPSKSEFIVRVELSPMQKKYYKYILTRNFEALNPKGGGQQVSLLNIMMDLKKCCNHPYLFPAASQEAPTAPNGSYETSALIKAAGKLVLLSKMLKKLRDDGHRVLIFSQMTKMLDILEDYLEGEGYKYERIDGNITGAQRQEAIDRFNAPGAQQFVFLLSTRAGGLGINLATADTVIIYDSDWNPHNDIQAFSRAHRIGQANKVMIYRFVTRNSVEERVTQVAKRKMMLTHLVVRPGMGGKGANFSKQELDDILRFGTEELFKEEEGKEDEAIHYDDKAVAELLDRSKEGIEQKENWANEYLSSFKVASYVTKEGETEEEADTEIIKQEAENTDPAYWIKLLRHHYEQQQEDIARTLGKGKRIRKQVNYNDGGVTGDQSTRDDQPWQENLSDYNSDFSAPSDDDKEDDDFDEKGDGDLLSRRSRRRLERRDEKDRPLPPLLARVNGNIEVLGFNARQRKAFLNAIMRYGMPPQDAFNSQWLVRDLRGKSEKNFKAYVSLFMRHLCEPGADNAETFADGVPREGLSRQHVLTRIGVMSLIRKKVQEFEHINGYYSMPEMIRKPVEPVKVDGGGEGATGTSSTSATPATSNAPSPSPAATPTPTTIPGSTNTDSNKSNLDTSEVKECKEVPKDKESADAKDVEESKESKEEEENNTEKDKDKEDIKKEEKDAEGETQDKEKDKTDATDEKFVAKHDEKVDNSESKTKQDSEEDVVIVKDDEEETEKREEKDNKDKDIKDCDSETMKPKRKFMFNIADGGFTELHTLWLNEEKAAVPGREYEIWHRRHDYWLLAGIVTHGYGRWQDIQNDIRFAIINEPFKMDVGKGNFLEIKNKFLARRFKLLEQALVIEEQLRRAAYLNLTQDPNHPAMSLNARFAEVECLAESHQHLSKESLAGNKPANAVLHKVLNQLEELLSDMKSDVSRLPATLARIPPVAQRLQMSERSILSRLAATAPGGSSSQSGQAALLAQQFPAGFSGGQLPATFAGAANFGNFRPQYSVPGQPPQGFTA
- the LOC126925372 gene encoding chromodomain-helicase-DNA-binding protein Mi-2 homolog isoform X1 is translated as MAKHLSVPCRRGTVMENSSFDGEDDIDETGGQVSNINQQVDGSSDAEESQRLEEDDDYEPEERKKKKGKKRKARSEDKKGKKKKKKKKSDSGDESDFGGGGETGDVAGDDSDYAGNRKSRKSSSRKSSSHNAPAPPSQEPTTGMPTIEEVCNTFGLTDVQIEYTDADFQNLTTYKLFQQHVRPLLAKENPKVPMSKLMMLVAAKWRDFSELNPHTQPDADVSSANVDEDSRNARANRSGAVQEGEDEEDDDEDSDRKRKSRGSRAKKGKKASKVPTLKIKLGKRKRGSSDEEAEGSGVGTDRDSDMEFEQMLADAEEPTGVDGTNKGNTEESGVEPPAEPPVRRKAKTKIGNKTKKKKKTKTTSKFPDGEEGLQTDHQDYCEVCQQGGEIILCDTCPRAYHLVCLEPELEETPEGKWSCPHCEGEGIAGAAEDDDEHMEFCRICKDGGELLCCDSCTSAYHTHCLNPPLSEIPDGDWKCPRCSCPPIRGKVAKILTWRWKECPETPSEEPSTSKAAPKQRRIREFFVKWADMSYWHCDWITELQLDVFHPLMFRNYSRKYDMDEPPKLEEPLDESDSRVKRLKEQDVATNRDEYNLEERFYRYGVRPEWLVVHRVINHRLSRDGRATYLVKWRELGYDQATWEDEHEDIPGLKQAIEYYLDLRAANCCDGSSSRKGKKGEKSKGKKSKTRELIDDEERTPKRYTPPPDKPTTDLKKKYERQPEYLDQTGMQLHPYQLEGLNWLRYSWGQGIDTILADEMGLGKTIQTITFLYSLYKEGHCKGPFLVSVPLSTIINWEREFETWAPDFYCVTYVGDKDSRIVIRENELSFEEGAVRGGRASKIRSNQIKFNVLLTSYELISIDSACLGSIDWAVLVVDEAHRLKSNQSKFFRLLASYNIAYKLLLTGTPLQNNLEELFHLLNFLCRDKFNDLAAFQNEFADISKEEQVKKLHELLGPHMLRRLKADVLKNMPSKSEFIVRVELSPMQKKYYKYILTRNFEALNPKGGGQQVSLLNIMMDLKKCCNHPYLFPAASQEAPTAPNGSYETSALIKAAGKLVLLSKMLKKLRDDGHRVLIFSQMTKMLDILEDYLEGEGYKYERIDGNITGAQRQEAIDRFNAPGAQQFVFLLSTRAGGLGINLATADTVIIYDSDWNPHNDIQAFSRAHRIGQANKVMIYRFVTRNSVEERVTQVAKRKMMLTHLVVRPGMGGKGANFSKQELDDILRFGTEELFKEEEGKEDEAIHYDDKAVAELLDRSKEGIEQKENWANEYLSSFKVASYVTKEGETEEEADTEIIKQEAENTDPAYWIKLLRHHYEQQQEDIARTLGKGKRIRKQVNYNDGGVTGDQSTRDDQPWQENLSDYNSDFSAPSDDDKEDDDFDEKGDGDLLSRRSRRRLERRDEKDRPLPPLLARVNGNIEVLGFNARQRKAFLNAIMRYGMPPQDAFNSQCILSHFRLVRDLRGKSEKNFKAYVSLFMRHLCEPGADNAETFADGVPREGLSRQHVLTRIGVMSLIRKKVQEFEHINGYYSMPEMIRKPVEPVKVDGGGEGATGTSSTSATPATSNAPSPSPAATPTPTTIPGSTNTDSNKSNLDTSEVKECKEVPKDKESADAKDVEESKESKEEEENNTEKDKDKEDIKKEEKDAEGETQDKEKDKTDATDEKFVAKHDEKVDNSESKTKQDSEEDVVIVKDDEEETEKREEKDNKDKDIKDCDSETMKPKRKFMFNIADGGFTELHTLWLNEEKAAVPGREYEIWHRRHDYWLLAGIVTHGYGRWQDIQNDIRFAIINEPFKMDVGKGNFLEIKNKFLARRFKLLEQALVIEEQLRRAAYLNLTQDPNHPAMSLNARFAEVECLAESHQHLSKESLAGNKPANAVLHKVLNQLEELLSDMKSDVSRLPATLARIPPVAQRLQMSERSILSRLAATAPGGSSSQSGQAALLAQQFPAGFSGGQLPATFAGAANFGNFRPQYSVPGQPPQGFTA
- the LOC126925372 gene encoding chromodomain-helicase-DNA-binding protein Mi-2 homolog isoform X3, with product MASDEEVDESYAGEDDIDETGGQVSNINQQVDGSSDAEESQRLEEDDDYEPEERKKKKGKKRKARSEDKKGKKKKKKKKSDSGDESDFGGGGETGDVAGDDSDYAGNRKSRKSSSRKSSSHNAPAPPSQEPTTGMPTIEEVCNTFGLTDVQIEYTDADFQNLTTYKLFQQHVRPLLAKENPKVPMSKLMMLVAAKWRDFSELNPHTQPDADVSSANVDEDSRNARANRSGAVQEGEDEEDDDEDSDRKRKSRGSRAKKGKKASKVPTLKIKLGKRKRGSSDEEAEGSGVGTDRDSDMEFEQMLADAEEPTGVDGTNKGNTEESGVEPPAEPPVRRKAKTKIGNKTKKKKKTKTTSKFPDGEEGLQTDHQDYCEVCQQGGEIILCDTCPRAYHLVCLEPELEETPEGKWSCPHCEGEGIAGAAEDDDEHMEFCRICKDGGELLCCDSCTSAYHTHCLNPPLSEIPDGDWKCPRCSCPPIRGKVAKILTWRWKECPETPSEEPSTSKAAPKQRRIREFFVKWADMSYWHCDWITELQLDVFHPLMFRNYSRKYDMDEPPKLEEPLDESDSRVKRLKEQDVATNRDEYNLEERFYRYGVRPEWLVVHRVINHRLSRDGRATYLVKWRELGYDQATWEDEHEDIPGLKQAIEYYLDLRAANCCDGSSSRKGKKGKGKKSKTRELIDDEERTPKRYTPPPDKPTTDLKKKYERQPEYLDQTGMQLHPYQLEGLNWLRYSWGQGIDTILADEMGLGKTIQTITFLYSLYKEGHCKGPFLVSVPLSTIINWEREFETWAPDFYCVTYVGDKDSRIVIRENELSFEEGAVRGGRASKIRSNQIKFNVLLTSYELISIDSACLGSIDWAVLVVDEAHRLKSNQSKFFRLLASYNIAYKLLLTGTPLQNNLEELFHLLNFLCRDKFNDLAAFQNEFADISKEEQVKKLHELLGPHMLRRLKADVLKNMPSKSEFIVRVELSPMQKKYYKYILTRNFEALNPKGGGQQVSLLNIMMDLKKCCNHPYLFPAASQEAPTAPNGSYETSALIKAAGKLVLLSKMLKKLRDDGHRVLIFSQMTKMLDILEDYLEGEGYKYERIDGNITGAQRQEAIDRFNAPGAQQFVFLLSTRAGGLGINLATADTVIIYDSDWNPHNDIQAFSRAHRIGQANKVMIYRFVTRNSVEERVTQVAKRKMMLTHLVVRPGMGGKGANFSKQELDDILRFGTEELFKEEEGKEDEAIHYDDKAVAELLDRSKEGIEQKENWANEYLSSFKVASYVTKEGETEEEADTEIIKQEAENTDPAYWIKLLRHHYEQQQEDIARTLGKGKRIRKQVNYNDGGVTGDQSTRDDQPWQENLSDYNSDFSAPSDDDKEDDDFDEKGDGDLLSRRSRRRLERRDEKDRPLPPLLARVNGNIEVLGFNARQRKAFLNAIMRYGMPPQDAFNSQCILSHFRLVRDLRGKSEKNFKAYVSLFMRHLCEPGADNAETFADGVPREGLSRQHVLTRIGVMSLIRKKVQEFEHINGYYSMPEMIRKPVEPVKVDGGGEGATGTSSTSATPATSNAPSPSPAATPTPTTIPGSTNTDSNKSNLDTSEVKECKEVPKDKESADAKDVEESKESKEEEENNTEKDKDKEDIKKEEKDAEGETQDKEKDKTDATDEKFVAKHDEKVDNSESKTKQDSEEDVVIVKDDEEETEKREEKDNKDKDIKDCDSETMKPKRKFMFNIADGGFTELHTLWLNEEKAAVPGREYEIWHRRHDYWLLAGIVTHGYGRWQDIQNDIRFAIINEPFKMDVGKGNFLEIKNKFLARRFKLLEQALVIEEQLRRAAYLNLTQDPNHPAMSLNARFAEVECLAESHQHLSKESLAGNKPANAVLHKVLNQLEELLSDMKSDVSRLPATLARIPPVAQRLQMSERSILSRLAATAPGGSSSQSGQAALLAQQFPAGFSGGQLPATFAGAANFGNFRPQYSVPGQPPQGFTA
- the LOC126925372 gene encoding chromodomain-helicase-DNA-binding protein Mi-2 homolog isoform X4; the protein is MASDEEVDESYAGEDDIDETGGQVSNINQQVDGSSDAEESQRLEEDDDYEPEERKKKKGKKRKARSEDKKGKKKKKKKKSDSGDESDFGGGGETGDVAGDDSDYAGNRKSRKSSSRKSSSHNAPAPPSQEPTTGMPTIEEVCNTFGLTDVQIEYTDADFQNLTTYKLFQQHVRPLLAKENPKVPMSKLMMLVAAKWRDFSELNPHTQPDADVSSANVDEDSRNARANRSGAVQEGEDEEDDDEDSDRKRKSRGSRAKKGKKASKVPTLKIKLGKRKRGSSDEEAEGSGVGTDRDSDMEFEQMLADAEEPTGVDGTNKGNTEESGVEPPAEPPVRRKAKTKIGNKTKKKKKTKTTSKFPDGEEGLQTDHQDYCEVCQQGGEIILCDTCPRAYHLVCLEPELEETPEGKWSCPHCEGEGAAEDDDEHMEFCRICKDGGELLCCDSCTSAYHTHCLNPPLSEIPDGDWKCPRCSCPPIRGKVAKILTWRWKECPETPSEEPSTSKAAPKQRRIREFFVKWADMSYWHCDWITELQLDVFHPLMFRNYSRKYDMDEPPKLEEPLDESDSRVKRLKEQDVATNRDEYNLEERFYRYGVRPEWLVVHRVINHRLSRDGRATYLVKWRELGYDQATWEDEHEDIPGLKQAIEYYLDLRAANCCDGSSSRKGKKGKGKKSKTRELIDDEERTPKRYTPPPDKPTTDLKKKYERQPEYLDQTGMQLHPYQLEGLNWLRYSWGQGIDTILADEMGLGKTIQTITFLYSLYKEGHCKGPFLVSVPLSTIINWEREFETWAPDFYCVTYVGDKDSRIVIRENELSFEEGAVRGGRASKIRSNQIKFNVLLTSYELISIDSACLGSIDWAVLVVDEAHRLKSNQSKFFRLLASYNIAYKLLLTGTPLQNNLEELFHLLNFLCRDKFNDLAAFQNEFADISKEEQVKKLHELLGPHMLRRLKADVLKNMPSKSEFIVRVELSPMQKKYYKYILTRNFEALNPKGGGQQVSLLNIMMDLKKCCNHPYLFPAASQEAPTAPNGSYETSALIKAAGKLVLLSKMLKKLRDDGHRVLIFSQMTKMLDILEDYLEGEGYKYERIDGNITGAQRQEAIDRFNAPGAQQFVFLLSTRAGGLGINLATADTVIIYDSDWNPHNDIQAFSRAHRIGQANKVMIYRFVTRNSVEERVTQVAKRKMMLTHLVVRPGMGGKGANFSKQELDDILRFGTEELFKEEEGKEDEAIHYDDKAVAELLDRSKEGIEQKENWANEYLSSFKVASYVTKEGETEEEADTEIIKQEAENTDPAYWIKLLRHHYEQQQEDIARTLGKGKRIRKQVNYNDGGVTGDQSTRDDQPWQENLSDYNSDFSAPSDDDKEDDDFDEKGDGDLLSRRSRRRLERRDEKDRPLPPLLARVNGNIEVLGFNARQRKAFLNAIMRYGMPPQDAFNSQWLVRDLRGKSEKNFKAYVSLFMRHLCEPGADNAETFADGVPREGLSRQHVLTRIGVMSLIRKKVQEFEHINGYYSMPEMIRKPVEPVKVDGGGEGATGTSSTSATPATSNAPSPSPAATPTPTTIPGSTNTDSNKSNLDTSEVKECKEVPKDKESADAKDVEESKESKEEEENNTEKDKDKEDIKKEEKDAEGETQDKEKDKTDATDEKFVAKHDEKVDNSESKTKQDSEEDVVIVKDDEEETEKREEKDNKDKDIKDCDSETMKPKRKFMFNIADGGFTELHTLWLNEEKAAVPGREYEIWHRRHDYWLLAGIVTHGYGRWQDIQNDIRFAIINEPFKMDVGKGNFLEIKNKFLARRFKLLEQALVIEEQLRRAAYLNLTQDPNHPAMSLNARFAEVECLAESHQHLSKESLAGNKPANAVLHKVLNQLEELLSDMKSDVSRLPATLARIPPVAQRLQMSERSILSRLAATAPGGSSSQSGQAALLAQQFPAGFSGGQLPATFAGAANFGNFRPQYSVPGQPPQGFTA